DNA sequence from the Pseudomonadota bacterium genome:
AGGCGCTTCTCGAGGGTCGAAAGACGAAGCCGTTCGCACGCGCGCTCCGCCGCCGCAGCCGACGAAGTGCGATGCCCAGGAGGAGACGACGGCGCGCAACGCGCATCAGGGCCTCCCAGGTGGCGTAGCAGAATCGCGAATCGCATCAGCGCAAGCACGCTTCGTCGCTCTCCTCCGCACGAGCGCACCAGGAGGTCTACCAGCTCTCCCCCGTCATCCGCAATCATGGCACGCGCCGTGGCGACTGCCCCCGCGTCGATCGCGCGCAGCGCGTGCAACGCGCGCGCATCCACGGCGCGCGAGCTCGGCCCATCGCGGGTGACGTTCGCGTGAGCGCCGATCTCCGGCAGAATGACGCGGAGCAGCCCCGCCTCTGTGAGCAGGGAGACCCCTTCCTCAGAACGAGGAGAGCCGAGCACCGTGAACAGCTCGTCGCGAACACGCTCCGGAGAGACGTGCGAGAGAAGGTCCGCCCGCGGTGCGATCTCGCGCCATGTCTCAGGCGCGATGGCAAAGCCGAGCACGCTCGCGAAGCGCACCACGCGAACCAGCCGCAGCGGATCGGCGTCGAGCACCTCGGCGGAGGGGCAGCGCAGCAGGCCGCCACACAGATCATCGAGGCCGCCCAGCGGATCGACGACCACCGCATTCCCCGCGCCGAGCGCGCGGGCATCGAGCGCCACCGCGTTGATGGTGAGATCGCGCGCCCGCAGATCGCCTTCGAGGGAGGGGGCCTGCAGATCGCAGATGTCGATGTGCTCGCCGCCCACGACCACGCGAAAGATGCCGCGAGCAGCGTCGAGGGTCACGAGGCTTGCGCCGAGGCGGTCTGCGAGTCGACGCGCAAGCGTGCTGGCCCCCGTCGAGGTCACGAAGTCAAGGTCGCCCACCGTGCGCCCGAGAGCGATGTCACGCACCGCTCCCCCCACGAGATGCACCGCCGCCTCGTGTTCGGCCACCACCGCGTGCAGCACGTGGTGTCCGCCCGCGGTGGCGAATGCCTGGAGACGTGCCTGCGCAGCAGCAACAGAGAGCGTCTCGGCCATCACTCCGCCATCGGGCGCAGAAGCTTGTCAACGGCAACCCGGATGTCGGTGCTTGCCGCCACGCGAACGATGATCGAGCGCCCCAGCGCATCGACGAGAGCGGATGCAGCGTCGGCGTCGGTGGGATCGGCCATGGCCACTTCGAGCGACTCGCCCACCTCCCCGCAGGGAATGGCCTCCCACGACAGGATCTGCTCGCGGGTGAGAAGGCCTGCGTATCCGCTCGGGAGGTTCTCCTCCACATCGACGAACGTGAGCCCGAGATGCTCGGCCAGCAGACGCGCCATGGCCTTTCGTGGAAGGACCGGCAGGGCCAGGGCCCGCGTGAGCGACGCGTCATCGCCGTCTTCGTCACCGAAGGTCTCTCCCAGGAGCCCCTCCTGGCGCATGCGCGCGACGAACGAAGGCCCCTCGCCTTGCGATGCTCGCCGCACCGCGCGTTCGAACGTGCGCCGGCTGTGCTGGGAGAGCGACGTCCCCGGGCGAAGGCGGTTGACCAGCCGGACGTTCGTCTTGCGCCGCGAGGCACGCGTCTCCTCATCTGCCTCGACCGGGAAGAGCTGCACCACCGTGCGTCGCCCGAGATCGGTCACCGAGGTGTAGACCAGGACATCTCGTTGGCTCTCCCCGCACACGACGGTGCAGCCATCGAGTGCGTCGAGCTTCGGCTGCTGCCCTTCAATCTCTGCGAGTGGGCACGATCCCGCGGATTCGAGGTCGGTGTCGCAGAGCAGCGAGAAGTAGCAGGCGTGCTCCTCCGGATCGATCAGCAGCCCGTGGGCCGTGCCGCGCAGCGCGCGCTCGATGGCCACCTCGACGGCAGGTGGAAGGGCGTGCAGACGCAGATCAACGTGGCGTCGGGCGGATGGTGGCGCGCCGTCAGCGGCTTCACACGACGGCTCGACCTTCTGCGATGGTGGCGATGGTGGCGATGGAGGGCCGGAAGGCGTTGGCGCAGCGCTGGGGCGGCTTCGCCAGAACATGAATCGCTCCACCGCGTTCGCCTCCTCATCGCGACCCCGGTGCGTGGCGCAGGCTGGTGCGACGCGACGGGGCCGTGCATCGTGTCACCTGTGGGTTGATTCCACGGGCTGAGGGGAAACTACTCCTCGAGAAGCGATGCGCCTCGGCGCGAGGGTCACGGCAAAGCGCGTGGTGACCTCGGTTCGGGTGTGCTTGCGGCCCCGGCGAGAGGAGGATGCTCCGACCCGCGAGAACACAACGAAATGCGCGCACGCAGGGCAGCGACCAGACGAAGAGGGGTTTGAATGAGAGATCCAGAGCGCGAATTCATGGAGCAGATCGAGCGCATCATCGAGCGCTTCGGCACCATTCAGCGCAACTTCGTGCTCGACAAGAGCGGCATTCGCGCCATCGTGAAGTTCATCGGCGACTTTGCGGGCGCACCGCCCACGTTCTCCCTCGATGACCCCGTGATACTGAAGGGGAAGCAGGCGGCCATGCGCGTCGTCGAGGAGCTCGGGGTACAGCTCGACGACCTGCAGCAGCTATCGCCCCCGGAGCGGTGGATGCGCTTCCACGCCTCGCTCGTGTCATCCATCGAGCTGCAGCTCAAGGGCTATCAAGAGATGACGCGCGTCTTCGAAGACAGCGACGTGGCGCATCTCAGCCAGGGTCAGGCGCTGGTGAACGAGGGGATGAGCATTCTCGAAGGAGGGACGCGCGCCTGATCCGCCGTCCACACGCGTGAGCCCGGCCCGATCTCCCGCGCTGCGGGTGGGCCAGCGCATTCGTCTCACCCTGGGCGCCCTGGCGACCGGAGGAGAGGCGGTCGCGCGTCACGACGCGCTCGTCGTGTTCGTCGAGGGCGGCGCCCCAGGAGACGAGGCCGACGTCGAGATCACCGAGGTTCGCAGATCGTTTGCACGCGGCGTGATCACGTCGCTGCACACCCCCTCGATGCACCGGGTCTCCCCCCGCTGCGCCATCTACGGAGAGTGCGGCGGATGTCAGCTGCAGCACCTCTCCCCCTCGGCACAGCGCGACGCCAAGACACGCATCGTGGCCGATGCCATGCGCACCATCGCGGGCCTGCCCGAATCGGCCGTCGCACCGTGCATGCCCACCACCCCGTGGGGATACCGGAACAAGATGCAGCTGGTCGCTGCCCGCAATGGCCGCCTGGGGCTCTATCGCAGGCACACCCACGAGGTGGTCTCCATGGAGACCTGCCACATCGCCCACCCGATGGCCAACCGCATCCTCGAAGCGGTGAGCGCGCTGCTCGACGATCTTCAATGGCCGGCCTATGACGAAGCCACGGGCGAGGGCCTCCTGCGTCACGTCCTGGCGCGGGTGGCGGGCCCCGCCGAGAAACCCCGTGCCTTTGTCGTTCCCATCGTGACCCGCGAGCACGTCCCGCGCCTCGACGCATTCTGCGCCCGGCTGCGGGAGCGGGTTCCGGAGGTCGCCGGCATCGCCCTGAACATCAACGATGCACGAACCAACGTGATCCTGGGGCGACGCACGGTGCACGTATGGGGCGCCGAGCACCTCGAGGAGGTGGTGAGCGGCATCCGCTTCAAGGTCGCCCCTGCCTCCTTCTTCCAGGTGAATCGCGAAGGGCTGTCGCACCTGGTGGAGCTCGTCGGTGAGTGCCTGCAACCCAGCCCCGCCCAGATCGTGATCGACGGCTACTGTGGCGTGGGTGCGCTGTCGCTCCCGCTGGCGTCACGTGTGGGGCGTGTCATCGGCATCGAGGAGGTTCCTCCGGCGGTGGAGAACGCGCGCCAGAACGCTCGGCTCAACCAGATCGACAATGCCGTGTTCGAGCAAGGCGCAGTGGAGGCCGTGCTTCCCACCCTGCCCGCGGCCGACGCGGTCATCCTCGATCCCCCTCGAAAGGGGTGTGCCCCCGCGGTCATCGAGACCATCGCCGCCCACGCCGTTCCCACCGTGGTCTACGTCTCATGCAACCCAGCCACGCTGGCACGGGATCTGGTTCGATTCCGCGAGCACGGCTACCACCCGAAGCGCATCCAGCCGGTCGACATGTTCCCGCAGACCGCGCACGTGGAGTGCGTGACCCACCTCACGCGCTCCTGAGCGGGCGGCGTGCCTCCTCCGAGATGGCGGGCGCGCGTCGCGCGACGCACGCGAAAGGGTTCTTCACGCAAGCCCGCGCCTCCCGAACCAGGATTCTCCGTGATGGCACGGAGAATTCTCATGCAATGGGCGGATTCGATCTGAAATCAGTGGAGCGGCGAGCCATCGAGCTCTGCGAAGAGTACAACCACTTCTACGTGGGCACCGAGCACGCGTTCCTCGCAGTGCTGCTCGACGAACCGTATCTCGCAGACGTGCTGAAGGCCTGGAGCATCACGCCCACGGCCTTGCAAGAGGGCATTCTGGCCATCGCCGAGCGCGGCGACGGGAACCCGCCCTGGAAGGGCATCCTTCAATCGCCGCGGTGGACCGAGCTGAAGCGGCGCGCCGAGCGCGAGGCTCGTGACGCGGGCGCCCAGGTGGTGCAATCGCAGCACGTCGTCGCCGCCATATTGCGC
Encoded proteins:
- the rlmD gene encoding 23S rRNA (uracil(1939)-C(5))-methyltransferase RlmD; its protein translation is MSPARSPALRVGQRIRLTLGALATGGEAVARHDALVVFVEGGAPGDEADVEITEVRRSFARGVITSLHTPSMHRVSPRCAIYGECGGCQLQHLSPSAQRDAKTRIVADAMRTIAGLPESAVAPCMPTTPWGYRNKMQLVAARNGRLGLYRRHTHEVVSMETCHIAHPMANRILEAVSALLDDLQWPAYDEATGEGLLRHVLARVAGPAEKPRAFVVPIVTREHVPRLDAFCARLRERVPEVAGIALNINDARTNVILGRRTVHVWGAEHLEEVVSGIRFKVAPASFFQVNREGLSHLVELVGECLQPSPAQIVIDGYCGVGALSLPLASRVGRVIGIEEVPPAVENARQNARLNQIDNAVFEQGAVEAVLPTLPAADAVILDPPRKGCAPAVIETIAAHAVPTVVYVSCNPATLARDLVRFREHGYHPKRIQPVDMFPQTAHVECVTHLTRS
- a CDS encoding CCA tRNA nucleotidyltransferase; the protein is MAETLSVAAAQARLQAFATAGGHHVLHAVVAEHEAAVHLVGGAVRDIALGRTVGDLDFVTSTGASTLARRLADRLGASLVTLDAARGIFRVVVGGEHIDICDLQAPSLEGDLRARDLTINAVALDARALGAGNAVVVDPLGGLDDLCGGLLRCPSAEVLDADPLRLVRVVRFASVLGFAIAPETWREIAPRADLLSHVSPERVRDELFTVLGSPRSEEGVSLLTEAGLLRVILPEIGAHANVTRDGPSSRAVDARALHALRAIDAGAVATARAMIADDGGELVDLLVRSCGGERRSVLALMRFAILLRHLGGPDARCAPSSPPGHRTSSAAAAERACERLRLSTLEKRLVASMLAHRHEPGEMQDAGARTPSAARRWFKHAHPAGPEALILALAESEAETADAPSCTASVGDCVAWLLQWRFGGGPARCVPLLDGGRIQSILSLGRGPHIGAWLEDLADAQADGVVTSEAEAVAWVRSRADQAAGHTPS